The sequence below is a genomic window from Nitrosomonas sp..
CAGCAGATCCGCGCTGGTCAGACTGGAAAGCATTATCAGGTTATGGTAAAAGGCAGCTGGTCAAATGTTCGGCAAAATGTCAAGTTTCCGCTTATAAAATATGTTACTGCAGAAGGCGAAAGGCGTGTTATGGTTGCAACCCATCAATCACGATCCGATAAGCAGGGATGTAAAGTAATGGCTTCTCATACCGTGTTTAGCCGTATTAAGGCATGGCAAGATTACAGTTTGCTGGATGCTGAACTTAAAACAGGCCGCACGCATCAGATCCGCGTTCATCTGGCGCATTTGGGTTTTCCGATTGTTGGTGATGACAAGTATGGGGATTTTGCATTAAACCGGCAGCTCGCAAAAAACCAAGGTAAAACGCGATCAATTCCATATTTAACGAGAATGTTTTTGCATGCAAGCAGCATCCAGTTTGAACACCCGTTGAGTGGACTGCGGATGAGGCTGACGGCTCCGTTGCCGACTGATTTGCAAGCATTCATTGATCATCTCGAACAGATTGAACATTAGAAACCTTGGCCGGTCACAATGTCAATTGTGCATCAATGCGGTTTGTTGAGACGTTTCAACGGGTAAATTTCAATGCTCTGAATTGATTGCCGCCATGTCGTCTTGAATCATCGTATGCAAAACATGCCAGACATTTTCAACAATTTTTTCTTGAGCCGGGATTGTTGGATGGATGCCGTCGGGCTGGAAAAATTCATGGTTTTCTCCAAAACCTTCCATTAAAAATGGAATTAGGCGTATTTGATAGCGTTCAGCAAGCAGCGGATAAATATTCTTGAACTTTTGCGTGTAGGTCATGCCATAATTGGGCGGTAGTTGCATGCCGACAAGCAGTACTGATGCGTTGTATTGCTGACAGATTTTAATAATGGCTTCAAGGTTTTCGTAAATTGTCTTGATTGCTGAACCACGCAGGCCGTCATTGGCGCCTAAGCCAAGGATAACAATATCGGGACGGTGTGTTTTTAGCGCCTGTTCAATCCTGCCGCGTCCGCCAAACGTTGTTTCGCCACTGATGCTGGTGTTTACAACCTGAAAAAAAGGAGAAAGTGACTGCAGCCGATGCGTTAGCACGTTAACCCATCCGGCTTCAGTGGGTATGCCATAATTTGCTGACAGGCTGTCTCCAAATACCATGATGGTTGTCGTTCTGGTTGTCATCAGTTGTGCGGTTGCCGCTGTTGTGGTGGATATGGCGGATATTGCCAGTAAAAAGAAAATTTTAATTGCTAGGAAATTTTTCATGGGTGTAAGTAATTCTGTAATAAAACCGATTCTGTGGACAAATGCACTCACTAAGCGTGTAAGTACCGGTGATGAAGAACTCACTATTCTAAAAGACATCGATTTCGAAGTGAATGCCGGTGAAGCAATTGCAATTGTCGGTGCATCAGGCTCGGGCAAATCGACTTTGTTAGGGCTTCTTGCTGGATTGGATACACCGACGTCAGGTAAAGTTCATCTGGATGGAACGGATATTTTTGCCCTTGATGAAGATAGCCGGGCTGCTTTGCGCGGAAAGCGCCTCGGTTTTGTCTTTCAGTCGTTTCAGTTGCTTCCCGCATTGACCGCGATAGAGAACGTCATGTTGCCGCTCGAGCTCACGGGTAACAGTTCCGCCGGAACAACCGCGCAGAGATTTCTGGAACGTGTTGGCCTTAAACTGCGTCTGCACCATTACCCGAAACAACTCTCGGGCGGTGAGCAGCAGCGTGTGGCGATTGCGCGCGCCTTTGCAACAGACCCTAAATTAATGCTGGCCGATGAGCCGACAGGTAATCTCGATTCCGTCACCGGAAAGCAGATTATCGAATTGATGTTTGAACTCAATCGTGAACACGGGACTACTCTGGTATTGGTTACGCACGACGAAAATCTGTCGCAGCGCTGCTCACGCCAGATCCGGCTGGTCGATGGCATGTTGGCCTGAATCGTTCATTCCAGGGAGTTTAACAGTGCAGTGCCTATGGACGCTGCGGTGTCCTTATGGCAATAGAACGGTTTCCTGTGAGACACATCCTGCCATGTAAGCTGATAAGCGTTCTGAAAATGGCTGTCATATGGATAGCGTGCTTGCACGTTCAATTTTGGCGCCCAGATGAGAGAGTTTTTCTTCTATCGATTCATAGCCGCGATCAAGATGGTAAATGCGGTCAATAACTGTCTCGCCTTGCGCAACCAATCCTGCAATGACAAGGCTGGCCGAGGCGCGCAAATCGGTTGCCATAACATTGGCGCCATCAAGTTGGGAAGTGCCACGGATAATCGCCGTATGTCCCTCTACCTTGATATCCGCATTCATGCGTTTTAATTCCTGAACATGCATCAGGCGGTTTTCAAAAATAGTCTCTGTGATTACGGCAGTGCCGTCGGCAATGCAATTCAATGACATGAATTGCGCTTGCATATCGGTGGGGAAAGCCGGGTAGGGTGCTGTTCGCAAAGTAATTGACCGGGGTCTTTTGTTCATCTTTAAATGAATCCAATGTTCACCGGTCATGATTTCAGCGCCGCATTCCATCAGTTTATCAAGCACAGCGTCCAGAAGGCGGGCATCTGTATCCTTTAATAAGACGTCACCTGTTGTGGCGCAGACTGCGGCCAGGAATGTGCCTGTTTCGATACGGTCAGGCATGACAG
It includes:
- a CDS encoding RluA family pseudouridine synthase translates to MLNASVVLENISEDGDNQRIDNFFFKRFKNVPKSHIYQLLRSGQVRVNGKRVNFQYRLQLGDVLRIPPVKTPVTKQIPQQSIPQSRQYSFDIIFEDDALLVIDKPSGQAVHGGSGISFGVIEQLRAQKPDLKFLELVHRLDRDTSGVLLLAKKRAALVELHQQIRAGQTGKHYQVMVKGSWSNVRQNVKFPLIKYVTAEGERRVMVATHQSRSDKQGCKVMASHTVFSRIKAWQDYSLLDAELKTGRTHQIRVHLAHLGFPIVGDDKYGDFALNRQLAKNQGKTRSIPYLTRMFLHASSIQFEHPLSGLRMRLTAPLPTDLQAFIDHLEQIEH
- a CDS encoding arylesterase; its protein translation is MTTRTTTIMVFGDSLSANYGIPTEAGWVNVLTHRLQSLSPFFQVVNTSISGETTFGGRGRIEQALKTHRPDIVILGLGANDGLRGSAIKTIYENLEAIIKICQQYNASVLLVGMQLPPNYGMTYTQKFKNIYPLLAERYQIRLIPFLMEGFGENHEFFQPDGIHPTIPAQEKIVENVWHVLHTMIQDDMAAINSEH
- a CDS encoding ABC transporter ATP-binding protein, whose amino-acid sequence is MGVSNSVIKPILWTNALTKRVSTGDEELTILKDIDFEVNAGEAIAIVGASGSGKSTLLGLLAGLDTPTSGKVHLDGTDIFALDEDSRAALRGKRLGFVFQSFQLLPALTAIENVMLPLELTGNSSAGTTAQRFLERVGLKLRLHHYPKQLSGGEQQRVAIARAFATDPKLMLADEPTGNLDSVTGKQIIELMFELNREHGTTLVLVTHDENLSQRCSRQIRLVDGMLA